The Alicyclobacillus vulcanalis DNA window GGATCAATCTCCAATACTATGCGTCAACGGTCGCGCCTCACGTGCACGGCGCCGGCGGCAAGCCGACGATGACGGTGACGGCCGGGATCGGCGTGATGCAGGGTAACGGGAGCGATTTGCTGCCGGGGCTGCCGTGGCAGTCGGTGGCGAGCGACGACTTGCACCTCTATCACCGACCGCTGCGCCTCACCGTGGTCATTGAGGCGCCGGAGGAGGCCGTGAGGCGCCTGCTGCGCGAGGATGAGCCCTTTCGGCGGAAGGTGGAGGGCGGTTGGCTTCGGCTGTGGGTGCGCGATCCCGTCCGCGGCGCGTGGGTGCGCGGCCAAGCGCTCGCACGTGTGCTGGAACCTCATCCCTGATGTTCACACATCGTTGAACAATTGGGCGTCTTCTCCGTTGTGTGCAGGTGCGGGATCCCGTATGATCGGCTCGAACAGGCGATTTGTGCGCAAATGAATTTTGAGGATACGGCGAAGAAAGCGCGGGGTGAACTCGTGATCGAACATGCAGCACCTGGATTTCACCAGGGGATGGAACTGTATGCGATGGGCGAATTCGGAGAAGCCCTGGAGATCTTTTTAAACGAGGCGAGATCGCTCGAAGGCAAGGTGCCGCAGCGAGCGGGCGTGGCGTACCGGCAAGCGGCCATGTGCGCGCGGCAGCTGGGGCGCATGGATGAGTACGACCACTACATGCGACTTGCGGGCCGAGAGTTTCTTCGCGCGAGCGAGCTGCCGGATCAGCCGGCGCAGCACATTCGCGAGTACTCGCTGCTCGCGGCGCAATGCTTTTTGGCGGTTGAAAACCTGGACTTGTCGTCGAAGAGCGTCAGCCGCGCGAAGACGGTCGATGTGGCGCTCAAGGAGCCCGTTTCCGGCATGATCGAGAGTGCGGCGTCTCCGGCAAAGGAAGGCGCGCGTGTGGCGTATATGCCACTGTCCTCCCGTTCCGCTGAAGCCCGCGCGAGCGAGCAGGATGGGCGCGGGGCCGAGGAGGATCGGCCTGAGCGGGAAACCCGGGACGCCGAACCGTCTGCCGGATCGGGTGAAACCGCGAGCGACGCTGCTTCCGACGCGCTCTATCCCGACCTGGGCGCGGTGCTGCGCCAAATTCAAGAGCGGCTCGCCGGGCGGATGGGAGAGGGCCCGGGGCAAGAGGAGGCGGTGCAGCCGAGCCGTCCGGCGGAGCGCGGTCCCGAGTCTGCCGACATGCGCGCGGGCCATGGGCGCGAGAAGGCCGCGTGGGTCCCGGACATTTTGGAAGAGCTCGCGGAGATGCACAACATGGTGGCCGACCTGCAGAAGCGCCTCGTGGCCCTCGAGCGCAAGATGTATCGCGCCTTGCGCGAGGATGAGATGGAGGGGCGCAAGTGAGCCGTTCGCGCGTCGCGCCGATGTCCGACGTCCTCCTCGCGACCGAGGGGACCTATCCGTATACGCTCGGTGGCGTGAGCGCCTGGGCGGATCGCCTCATCCGCGGATTGCCGGACCGGTCGTTTACGGTCTACGCGGTGGTGGCCAATCCGGGCACAGGGCTGCGATACGAATTGCCGCCAAACGTCGACCGGTTGCTCATGGTCCCGCTCTGGGGGACGGATCGCCACGAGGAGTTTTCGTGGAACGCTCAGTTTGCCCGCCCATTTGGCCTGCGGCGGGCCTTTCGGCGTGAGTTTTTGCCCGCCTACGAGGCGTTTGTCACGGCCTGTCTGCGCCCGGCGGAGGTCAAGCTCGCCGACGCCCGGGAGGCGCTGTGGGTCTTCGCGCGCTTCGCCGAACAGGGGCTGATGAAGTACGCGCTGCGCCATCGCGCCACCTGGGAGGTGCTCCGCGCCCGCTTGGCTGAGCATCCCGTCTTTCGCCACCTCGTCCTTTTTGAAGCGGTCGATCTCGGCAAGCTTCTCTACCGCTACCTGGCGCCGCTCGCGTTTCCCGCGCCCGAGGCGCGCGTGTATCACGCATCCGCGGCGGCGTTTTGCTCGTTGCCGCTGATTGTGGCGAAGGAGCGCTACGGCCGCCCGCTCGTCATCACGGAGCATGGAGTGTACTACCGCGAGCGGCTGTTGAATCTCGCGCGGCTCAACCGCGCTGCACCGTACCGCTACTTCCTGTCGAGCCTCTACAGCCTCGTCGTGCGCCTCGCGTATGACGCGGCCGACAGCGTGGCACCTGTCGCGCGCTTCAACGCCAAGTGGGAGGAGCGCCTCGGCGTGCCGCCCGCCAAAATCCATCCCATCCCCAACGGCGTGGACCCTTCGGCGTTCGACATCACCCGTCCAGCCGGATCGGGCGAAGATCCGCTGCGCCTCGTCATGGTGGCCCGCATCGACCCGCTGAAGGACATCCACACGGCGATCCGCGCCATGCGCAGCCTCCGCGACGTCTACGGCCGCAGGCCCGATCTCGAAGGCGTGACGCTCACCATCTACGGGCCCGCGCCCGATCCGGCCTACGAGGCATCCTGTCGCGATCTCGTCCGAGCGTATGGGTTGGAGTCGGTGGTGCAATTCGCCGGGCCGACCCATGAGGTGAACCAGGCGCTGAACGCGGGTGACATCGCCGTGATGTCGAGCTCGTCCGAGGGATTTCCGTACGCGGCGGTGGAGGCCGTCATGGCGGGCCGGCCCATTGTCGCCACGGACGTCGGCGGCATGCGCGAGATCGTCCGCGAGCCCTACGGCATGTTGGTGCCGCCAAGGCGGCCGCGGGAGCTCGCCGACGCCATCGCGCGCATGGCATCGAAGCGCGCCGAACTGGCAGAGCTCGGGCGCTTGGGCCGCCAGCGCATGCTGGAGGAGTACTCGCTCGATCAGTTTCTCGCCCGCTATCGGTCGTGGTACGACGAATGGACGGACAAAGGGGACGCAAACGATGAGTTCAACGCTTCCAATTCCTGATGCGCGACGGGCCGACGAGGTCACCCAGGAGCTGCACGCTCTCGCGTACCTGGTGGTGAGCCGCCAGCCCCATCCCCGCAATCCGCTTGAAGTCGCGGTTCATCTCGAGGACTGCGGTTACGGAGATGAGGCGGCGCGGGCGTTCGGCTTCCGCGACGTGTTTGAGCTCGCCGAAGAAGTCTGGTCGCGCATCCCGCTCTACCAGACTCCGGACGAGCTTCGACGGCCAAGCCCGCTCGGATGGTTCCGCCGCGCG harbors:
- the pelF gene encoding GT4 family glycosyltransferase PelF codes for the protein MSRSRVAPMSDVLLATEGTYPYTLGGVSAWADRLIRGLPDRSFTVYAVVANPGTGLRYELPPNVDRLLMVPLWGTDRHEEFSWNAQFARPFGLRRAFRREFLPAYEAFVTACLRPAEVKLADAREALWVFARFAEQGLMKYALRHRATWEVLRARLAEHPVFRHLVLFEAVDLGKLLYRYLAPLAFPAPEARVYHASAAAFCSLPLIVAKERYGRPLVITEHGVYYRERLLNLARLNRAAPYRYFLSSLYSLVVRLAYDAADSVAPVARFNAKWEERLGVPPAKIHPIPNGVDPSAFDITRPAGSGEDPLRLVMVARIDPLKDIHTAIRAMRSLRDVYGRRPDLEGVTLTIYGPAPDPAYEASCRDLVRAYGLESVVQFAGPTHEVNQALNAGDIAVMSSSSEGFPYAAVEAVMAGRPIVATDVGGMREIVREPYGMLVPPRRPRELADAIARMASKRAELAELGRLGRQRMLEEYSLDQFLARYRSWYDEWTDKGDANDEFNASNS